The region GTGAATGTTGCCCTCCCCACCTGTTTCCTGCATTTGGAACAACAAAAGAAAAGCCCAAATAGTATTTTAGGGGCCCGAGAATCTGAAAAACCCAGGTGCAAAACTGCAAAGGGAAGAGTGAGTCCTGCAGCCAGAGGTATTGGCTCCCCAGTCCAGTAGGCAGCAGTGGACAGCATCCCTTTTCCCTCTTTGAGATTCTTGGAAAACGGAGGGTATAAGACAGTAGACTGAACCCAGACGTTCACTGCTCGGTTGTCATGCTGCTGAACGTGAGAGGCAAGAGTTATTATTCCTAATGGGAGTACCTGGTGGCCAATGAAAGTTAACAGCTGCCCAGTTCTGGGTAGTGCAGCTCAGGCACAGTGCTGCTGGGACAAATAGGCTCTTCTCGAAGAAAAGTGGTGCTCCAGCTTGGCCCAGGCTGCTCCTGCTCTTCCATAGCAAAAGGAGAATCACTACAACATAGAACATTTGTCAGCACAAGCGAAACAGACTCATCACCCAGGTAATGTGAAGAGGATATTGCCAGGAATAGTAGAGGGATATAGAAGCTTTGAAGGCCTCTGATTGAAGGTAACTCCTACCTTAAATTCCCTGTAATGTGTAAACAGCAGTGGTTCCATCACCTAGCGTGTCCGCTCTCTGTGGCTGAGTTTAATTCAGGAAAAACGTACTTGTTTCAAGAGACAACAACATATTTTGCAATATAGGAGATGCCTTCAAATTGTAATCTGGAGAGTACTAAAATGAACCAGATTCAGCTAAAACGCTCAAGCACTCATGCGAGCAAAGGAAATACCCCTAACCCAAGAGCATTTCcccagggaaaaaaattaaaaaggagttGATAATAGTTAAATTACAAATTTAATTCCCAAATTACCATTTGAATTAATACTTGGGCCAGAGCACAATACCTTAAAACTCCTGGCAAATGGATTTGAGTTTAATGCAGTGGGGGAAAGACAGGCAAAGAAAGGGAGCGAGTGGGAAGGTTCTGCAGAAACCATTGCGAACACAATGATGGATACTGCCCACTCTGAACTTGGGCACACAAACCTCTAAGATGGCCTGTACCATCTCTCGTCTCTTCTGCTCCATGTCTCGGATGTGAGCTGCAGCCTGCAatgaggaaagatggaaagaggaaCTCAGAGCTGAAGTCAGGTCCTTGTCGTTCCCTGAACCACTTGGATCCCCCCCAGATCTACCTCCTGGATGCTGCATCTTCCTTCTCTTCATAAGCATCCAGGGCTTCACAGAGAGACTCCTGGAAGTGGAAGTGTAAAGCAGCCCATCACTCTGGGAAGCAAGAGCATTAATGCAGAGGTGACTAATTGTTGGTGGCATGGAGACACCGTCTGGGCTCTCCAGAGGCCTGGCACAGCCTCCCTGGTCAGAAATGTGTCCTAAGAACGGCTTCACAGACTGGCACAGGGAAGGCTACCAGCTCCTCCTATAACGACCGAAGACCGGAGCCCCACTCCCTGGTCACAGCccagccgggggggggaggggagcgcCGGCCGGAAGCAGGTGGGCCGGCAGCCAGCCCTCCGCCGGCCGGAGCCACTCACCGCCGGTACTCCGCCGCGGACAGCAGGAAGTCGGCCTTCTGCTTGGGGTCGGCCCTGTTCTTCCTCCAGAAGGCGGCCACGGCTCTCTCGTGCTCCGGGCTGCGGGGAAGCCAAGAGGGCGTCGCTCGGCCGCCGGGGAGGCGCGGCGCAGCAGACTCCGCCCGTCCGCCCTCCCGCCCCTCACCTGGCCAGGTGCTCCAGGAGGCCGCCGTGCAGCACCGTCCGCGCGCCGCGGCTCAGGTGGCTCCGGACCTCGCGCGCGCAGCAGGGGCACCAGACGCGCCGCTCGTGCTCGCCGGGCTGGAAGGGCAGCACCTCCGCCCGCCGCGCCGCCGCCCGCGCCGCCGCCACCTGCCCGGGGGAAGCGGAGGAGAGCCGTCAGACGCGCCCCTGCCCGCCCCAGGAAGCCCCTCCCGGGGCCCCCGCCCCGCCGCCCACCTTCTCGCCCAGCCGGGCCAGGGCCGCGCGCAGCCGCCGCTGGTGCCCCGCGCTGTACAGGTGGCTCCGGCGACCGTCGAAGGCGCTGCGGCGGCACAGCTGGCAGCGGAAGAGCGTCGCCGCCTCGGCCGCCATCTTGCTGCGCCGCGTCCCCCGCAGTGACGTCACGGCCGCGCGCCCTGCTCGGCGACTCCGGTGGGCGGGGCGAGGGGAGGGGTCCTTCGGGCGGCGCAGGGGCCGCTTCCAGGCAGCGAAATGGCGTCTGGGTAGCTTCCCCCGCGGCAACAGGGTGGATGGAGGGGCGCATAGAAATCAACTCCAGAGACAACCACACCGCGTTGCTCTCGGCAGGCCTTTATTGGGACCCCcagatccccccccccggcccagaATGGAGGGGAAAGGCTTCAAACATAAATTTCAACATAAACCCGGGTGGGGGTCTCCTCCGCTTCTTTCGGGGGCCAATCGAGAGGCAGGCTCCCGGTCAGGATGAAGCTCCCTCGCTCAGTGCCTTCCCAGCCGAGGGTCAAGCAGGCAATGCCCGGAGCATCCCGAGTGGCCTGGAAAATGCAGCCTCCTCTCCTTGGCAAGTCAAATCCTCCTTGGCAGCTCTGCCAGACTTCCACACCGAGGATCAGAGGCCAAAGAGAGACCGCATTAATTCTGGAGAAGGGAGACAAGGCTGTTGGTTCACCAGGTCTGCCAAGAAACCGCAGGGCAGGGGATTGGGCCTCCCGTCC is a window of Thamnophis elegans isolate rThaEle1 chromosome 13, rThaEle1.pri, whole genome shotgun sequence DNA encoding:
- the CCDC84 gene encoding LOW QUALITY PROTEIN: coiled-coil domain-containing protein 84 (The sequence of the model RefSeq protein was modified relative to this genomic sequence to represent the inferred CDS: inserted 1 base in 1 codon; deleted 2 bases in 1 codon) → MAAEAATLFRCQLCRRSAFDGRRSHLYSAGHQRRLRAALARLGEKVAAARAAARRAEVLPFQPGEHERRVWCPCCAREVRSHLSRGARTVLHGGLLEHLASPEHERAVAAFWRKNRADPKQKADFLLSAAEYRRFQESLCEALDAYEEKEDAASRRLQLTSETWSRRDERWYRPSTGQLLTFIGHQETGGEGNIHTGAKPPWLMDEEEGERQIGPSYEEYLQERQKQKLKQLPPSRVGANFDHSSQTGDAWLPSFGXVWNHGRRWQSRHQFKAESANKQPGSKRKGLETAKSLRPRGSRIQSH